The uncultured Methanobrevibacter sp. sequence GATTGGTATTCTGGAATTTATTGAAGGCTTAGTTGAAATGGCCGGAGAACATCTGGAAGATATTTTCATTGGTTTTACTCACCTGCAGCATGCTCAGCCAATTACAATTGCTCATCATTTAATGGCTCATGTTCAGGCACTTAAAAGGGATTATGAACGTTTGGAAGACACTTATAAACGTGTTAACATAAATCCGTTAGGTTCTGCTGCTATGGCTACCACCAGTTTTCCAATAAACAGACAGTTGACTACTGATTTGCTTGGATTTGATTCATATATGGAAAATTCAATGGATGGGGTCTCTGCACGTGACTTTATTACAGAAACAGTCTTTGATTTAGTGTCTTTATCATCAACTCTTGCAAAAATATGTGAAGAGCTGGTTTTATGGAGTACTTATGAATTCGGTGTTATTGATATGGCTGATGAATATTCATCAACTTCTTCTATTATGCCTCAAAAGAAAAATCCTGATGTAGCAGAACTTGCAAGAGGAAAAACAAGCATTGCTACAGGTGAGCTCATTACTATTTTAACAATACTTAAGGCAATTCCATACACATATAATAGGGATTTGCAGGAAATTACTCCTCATTTATGGAATGCCGTTAAAGTAACAAGAGAAACTTTATCAATTGTAACTAAAATGCTGCTTTCAGTTGAATTTAAAGTTGACAGATGCGCTGAACTTGCAGGCAAAAACTTTGCAACAGCAACTGATCTTGCAGATATCATGGTTCGTGAAAAACAGATTCCATTCAGAACCGCTCATAAAATTGTTGGAAGAATTGTTAATGAAGCTACTTCCAATGATATGGCAGAAGAGGATATCACTTCCAAATTCATTGATGATATAGCTGTTGAATTAGGTTTTGATGAATTGAATCTTGCTGATGAACTGATTCAAAAAGCTTTAAATCCTGCTGAAAATGTAAGAATCAGAGCTGTTCCTGGAGGACCTGCTCCGGAAATGGTTGAAATTGCACGCAGCAAAATTAAAGTATTCTTAAATGAAGAATTTGAGAAAAAAGGAATTTAACTAATTTTCCTTTTTATTTTTTTGTGATTTTATGAATTTAAAAAATATTTTTGTTATTTTAACTATTTTGATTTTAATTTTCAGTGCTTCAGCTGTTTTTGCTGAAAGTTTCAGTTTAAAAAACACTACTTTTGAAGTTCCTCAGGGTTATTCCATTAACAAAACTGGCGATCTTTCTGTAAGACTTGTTAACAATAATAATACCGAGTCCACTATTTTTGTTAGCGTAACTAACTTCACAGATACCAATGCTTCAATTTCAAGCAGGCAGGTTTCAGGTTTTAAGTTTTTAGCTGAAGAAAATTTCCTTACAGATAATAATGTCTCTGTAAATCAGCAGAATTACATGAAAAATGAAACTTATTATTCCTATTATTCATTTGAGGTAAATGGCACAGGTTATCAGATAGGTTATATTTTCCCTGTTCATGGTGATTCCGTTCAGGGTGATGGAAATCCGGTCATGAAAATAATTGAATCAATTTAGTTTAGGTATGCCTAAACTTTATATACTCTAACGAACAAAATATTATTGTGGATATGATCTTCGGATTATTGAAGCAAGATTTTAAAAATAGTGATGTTTTTAGGATACTTGTTAATAGTTCCTCAATGAATTCAATAAGTAAGCTCAGCTCCTATTAATATCACTATTTTAATTTTATCTTCTTTTTTTAGAGCTAGCTTTATTTAAAAATAAGTTAATAATTTCTATTTTGTTTTATAAAAGCTCCAGATTAAATCCAATGCTTCTCCTGGCTCCAGGGCTCCTGAACGTGTTTCTCTTAAAATTCTTTGTATTGAAAATTTTTTCATATGTGGAAATTTCCTGTGAACTTCATAAAGCAGCGGACAGCCGAATCCTTTGAATGTCTTTAAATCATAGTTTTTGATTAAGGATTTTATCTCTTGCTTGCCAACACTTAAACTTGCGGGAAGGTTCAGTCGATATAATGAATCATCCTGAAGATTGATGCATTGACTGCCTGTTGCAAGCATATCTCCGAAGATAATTATAGGAATTTCTTTATCTTTCGCATATCTCTTGACCAGTTCACCTGTGTTTTTGGAACATCTTCCGCAGGGATGGAGTTTTCCTGTAAAGGATTCCTGGATAACGTCTGAATAGTCGGATGAGATATATTCATGCTCAACATCCAGTGAATCGATTAATGTTTGAATATTTTTTTTAAACTGGTTGGGCAGTATTATGGTTCCCGGATCAACGGTAACCGCAACAGGATTGAAACCCAGTTTTTTAGCTAAAATAAGTGAAAAACTGCTGTCAACACCTCCTGAAAGTGCAACAACAGCTTCAGTATCTGGAGATTCATCAAAGATGTTTTCATTAAAGTAATTTTCAAAGTTAAAACTGTAGATATTTTCCAGTTTATTGTCTATAACTTTCCTGAGGTTTTCAAGGCCTGTCAAATTCAAATCAAGATTGTCTATTGTCTTTCCGGAGAGTTTAAGTTTGTAGTTTTTGTTTAAAAAGTCCCCGTAAGATTCGACATGTATACTTTCAAGACCTAACTTTTCTCTGAGTTTGCCAACTACCCAGCCACCTTTACCTATAATGGCTGACTTGTCAGGTCTGTCTTCAGTTATAATCCATAATTCATTGTTTTTAAAGTAAATCTCTTCAATGAAAATGTTTACTTTGTCATGACCGATATCCTCACGGATTCTGTTTACTTCATCTAAAATGAATTCCTTTGTATACATTATAATTAATTATGATACAACTACCTTAAATAATAAACTTTTTAGAAGCTTAACTTCCTCTTTAGTCATATTTGATGTAACTTTTATTTCCCAGTCGTTTATTATTTTAATAAGTTCATCAGTCTTTTCAACACCCTTGTCTGTAAGCTCAACTATCTTCTGGCGTCTGTTGTCAGGATTTTCATGTCTTGTTATATATCCTAAATCTTCAAACTTTCTTAAAAGTTTAGCGGTATAACCTTCGCTGACCTTGAATAATTCCACCAGTTCCTTCTGGGTTGTTTTTTCGCTGAAACGGACTCTTATTAAAAAAGGGATTTCTGCACGGGTTATTTCTGTTTCATCTAATATTTCCTTAATATATCTGCCGTAATTTGCAATCATTTCTTCCACGTAGTGGTAAATGAAGATGTTTTCTGTATTTTCCTTTTGAAATTGCTCGGGTAATGTCATTTTTATCCCTCAATAGTGTATCTGTTTGTTCTAATAAATATTAATATCAAATCGATTATCATAACTGCTATTGCTGCAAGCATCACATACTGAACGCCCATTCCTGCAACAACTGCTCCGGCTATTGTTGTTCCTAAAGTGACCCCTACATTTCCCATACTTAAAAATATTCCGTTTGCAAATTCCGGTGCGTCCGGTGCTGCTGATACCATCCAGTACTGGGCAATGTCGTTTCCGATACCCGCAAGCAGTCCCCAGAATATCATAAGTATTATTATAGGTATTTTAACTCCGCTTAACATAAACACTCCAACCATCAATATTGAAAATATTATAGGGAATGTCAGTACTGTAGTTTTAGTTTTTGAATTGAGCAGTTTGGCTCCAAGCCAGTTTCCGACTATTGAAGCAACTCCGTAAATGAATAATACCAAACTTAATTCAGTTCCGATTATATTTGTCAGGCTGTTTAAAAACTCTGAAATGTATGAGTATGCAGTATACATTCCCCCATTCAGGAATATGACTCCTAAAACGGATATGATAAATACTCCTGTTGTTGCCACTTTAACCTGATTTCCGTAAGACTGCTCTTTTCCTGGAAGTGCCGGGAAGAAAATTACAGTAGCTATAAGTGCAATGAATGTCACAAGAGCGAACCAGAGCATTGAAAACTGATATCCGAAGTTTGTTGCAACAAATGTGGTAATAGGAACACCAACAATCATCCCTGCAGACACTCCCATTATGACTTTGCTTACTGCATCCTGAGCTTTTTCAGGCTCTACTATTTCTGCCGCTACGGTCAGGGCAAGACCGCAGTAGATCGGATGGAAGATTGCAGGAATTATTCTGCATATTAACGCAATGTTAAAGTCGGATACAAATGCTCCGACTGTTGAAAATACTGTAAACACGGCCAAAACCAGTATGAAACTTTTTTTGCGGTCAAACTTTGAAAAGACCAGGGGCATGAATATTCCGCAGACTGCTATTGTCAGTGCAAAGAGACTTACAAAGAGCCCTGCCTGTGTGATGTCTACGCTGAAATACTCTGCAATCTGAGGCAGTATTCCCACCACTCCCATTTCGGTACTTAAAACTCCAAAAGTACCTAACATCATAATGTATATTATTAAATTTTCATTTTTCATTTATAATCTCCAATACTTTCACTAGATAACTCTTTCATTAGGAAAGATTTATATACTATAATTTATAATTTACTATTATATAAAAGTTTAGGTGAAATCATGGAATATGTAAAATTATCAAACGGTGTTGAAATCCCTCAACTAGGATTCGGTGTATTTCAAGTACCTCCTCAGGAAACAAAAGAAATAGTCAAAAAAGCAATTGAAGCAGGATACAGACACTTTGATACCGCACAGGCATACTCAATGAAGAAGGTGTAGGTGAAGCAATTGCTGAAAGCGGAATTGACCGTGGCGAATTTTTCATAACCACAAAAGTATGGCATTCCCATCACGGATATGAAAAAACAAAAGAAGCATGTGAAGAATCCCTAAAAAAACTTCAGACTGACTACATTGATCTGTATCTGATTCATCAAAACATTGGTGATGTATTCGGAACATGGAGAGCAATGGAAGAGCTTTATGAAGAAGGTAAAGTAAAAGCTATTGGTGTGTGCAACTTCACAGAAACCCGTTTTACAAATTTAGCTATTCACAACAAAGTCAAACCGATGGTAAATCAGATTGAAATCAATCCGTTCTACCAGCAGCAGGGAACCGAAGATTTCCATGAAAAATTTGGTGCAAAAATAGAGTCATGGGGGCCTCTGGCTGAAGGAAGAGACGGCATATTTAAAAATCCTGTTTTATCCGAAATCGGTGAAAAATACAATAAATCCGTTGCACAGGTAATCATAAGATGGATCATTCAAAGAGGAATAATCGTATTTCCTAAATCCGCAAAACCTGAAAGGATGGCAGAAAACTTTAATGTATTTGACTTTGAACTGACTAGCGAAGATATGGAAAAAATTAAAGAACTTGAAACCGGTGAGCCGATAGCATACATTGACACACCGCAGTTTATAGAATCAATTTCACAATTCGGGGTATAAAAATGAATTTCGATTTAAATGACAATAAGGAAGTAGTTGTGCTTTTAGGCGCAGGAGACATGGGACTTGCAATAATCAAAAGAATTTCAGCAGGTAAAAAAATACTGCTTGCTGATATCAATGAGGAAAAACTTAAAACCTTAAAACATGACATGATCTATTCCGGTTATGATGTGGAAACTCAGCTAACAGATGCAATGGATAGAGATTCCATCAAAGCATTGGCTGAAAAGGCAGCTTCCCTTGGTCCGGTAATGTATTTCATTGACACAGCAGGCGCATCACCTAACCAGGCAGCTCCGGAACATATCATAAACCTTGATTTGATCGGAACATCCTATGCGCTTGATGAATTCGGAAAAGTGATGGCAAGAGGAGGTTCAGGACTGATTATATCTTCCATGACAGGTTACATGCCTTCACCTCTTACAAAAGAGGATGAACGCCTCCTTAGAGTAACACCAACAGATGAACTCAAAGATTTGGACTGTCTAAGTGAAGAGGTTATTGTAAATTCAGGCGTTGCATACGTTGTATCCAAAAGAGCAAACCACCTAAGAGTACAGTATGCATCAGCAGACTCATGGGCAGAACGTGGGGCAAGAATCAATACAATCAGTCCGGGAATTATTGTAACTCCTTTAGCTTACGATGAATTTGAAGCTAACGGTGAAGGATATCAGGCTATGATTGATGTTTGCGGAGCAAAAAGAGTCGGAACATCAGATGAAATTGCATATGCTGCAGAATTCCTGTTAAGCGAAAAAGCAGGATTCATTACCGGAATGGATTTGCTCATTGACGGCGGTACAATCGCTGCAATCAACAGTGGAAAAATGGATATTCAAATCCAATAATTTTTCCATTACTTTTTTTAATTTTAAACTCCTAATATTTAGTTAAGGAGATTGATTATGGAATATCGTGAATTAGGAAACACTGGCATCAAAGTATCAGAAATTGCTTTCGGTGCAGAATTTTTAGTAGAAAGACCTTATGAAGATACAGAAGAATTGATTAAGGCATGTGAAGCTAACGGTATTAATTTTGTAGACTGCTGGATGAGTGAACCTGATGTACGCTCACATTTGGGCAGGGCAATTAAACCTAACCGTGAAAACTGGGTCATACAGGGACATATCGGAGCAACCTGGCAGAACAACCAGTATGTCAGAACCCGTGAAATGGATAAGGTAATTCCGGCATTTGAAGATTTTATGGAAAGATTTCAAATAGACACACTTGATTTCGGTATGATTCACTATGTCGACCAGATGGAAGACTATGATGAAATAATGAACGGTCCGTTTATTGAATATGTCAGAAAACTGAAAGAGGAAGGTACAATTGCACACATCGGACTGAGCACTCACAATCCTGACATTGGAATTTTAGCAGCTGAAAATCCTGAAATTGAACTTTTGATGTTTTCAATCAACCCTGCATATGACATGTTTGGTTCAATGCCAGATATCGAAGAATACAGAAAGGATGATGCATATGATGAATCATTCTTTGGTTTAAATCCTCAAAGAGCTGAAATTTATGAGTTATGTGAGAAAAACGGCACTGCAATAACAGTAATGAAAGGATTTGCCGGTGGGAATCTGCTTTCAGATGAAACTTCCCCGTTCGGGGTAGCATTAACTCCAGTTCAGTGTATACACTACTGTCTTGAACAGAAAGGAGTTTCAAGCATATTTGTCGGTGTAAAAACAGTTGAAGAACTTGAAGAATCCCTTAAATATTGTGATGCAGGTGAAGCTGAAAAGGATTATGCTGAAGTATTGAAAAATGCTCCGAAACACTCCTTTGAAGGGCAATGCACCTACTGCGGTCATTGTGCACCATGCACTTCTGAAATCGATATTGCAATGGTTAACAAGTTGTATGATCTGGCTAAAAATAAGGATGAAGTTCCGGCAAGTGTTCAGGAGCACTATAACAATTTAAAATTCAATGCAACTGAATGTATCGCATGCGGTGACTGTGAACCGAGATGTCCGTTCAATGTTCGCATTGTTGATGTGATGCTGGATGCACAGGATTTATTTGGCTTTTAATATTATTGTTAATAGATTATAATGGGATATCCTCATAATCTATTTCCATTCCCATCATATGGTATAATGCATAAACTGCATCTTTGCCCTGCATTGGAAAAGTTTCTTTAAAATCTTTAACAATTTTATCTATTTCCTCCAAATCATTTATTCTTTTTTTTACATGTGTATTCAATACTTTTTGTCATGGTGATACTCCTTTTTGGTTAATTGTATAGAATTTAGTTTTTTTATCGTTAATATATTTTGATAATAATTTTCCATATATTTCATCGCATTCATCGTCAATTTTTTGAATATTATCGAATTTTGAACGTGCTTCTGTTAAAGCAATCTTAAAATATATTTTTGAGATTAATTTCAATTCAAAGGTTAATGTTTCATCGTTAATTTTTCCTTTCAAAATCCACAAACAATCTTTCGCAGCTATCAATTCATAATCTTCCCATTCTCTTGAAAAAATTCCGAAGTTTTTATCTGATGGTGAGTGTACATATATTTTGTAGGGTTATGATTTTAAAATGCTCCAAAACATTTATTTAAGACCAATGCACTTTTTGTGGTCATTGTGCTCCGTGTACTTCTGAAATTGATATTGCAATGGTTAACAAGTTGTATGATTTGGCTAAAAATAAGGATGAAGTTCCGGCAAGTGTTCAGGAGCATTATAACAATTTAAAATTCGATGTAACTGAATGTATAGCTTGTGGTAACTGTGAACCTAGATGTCCGTTCAATGTTCGCATTGTTGATGTGATGTTGGATGCACAGGATTTATTGGGAAATATTATTGCTTTCTTTTTTTTAATTATTAACCTTGTAGAAACCATTTTTAAAATACCTGAATTGCTCTGTAAACGTTATATAATACATCTTTGAGTTTTGTTTCTTTATTTTGAAGTTTTGTGCTTCTACTATAGTTTCCTCCGTTGAATCTTCTTTTGATTACCGATATAACACTTTCTACATTCATTCTTCTAGCATATACGTCGTGCCAGAAGATTGTTGAACTATTTAGCCTATAATGTCCAGTTTTTGCTCGTGTTTTTAATGGAATTTGGTCGAATGCACCTACTTCTTCATTTATGCATTTTCTTATCGCTTCTGTATCATATGCTCTGTCTGCTAGTATGTAATGTGGTTTATAGGGTTTTAATTGTCTTATGGATGCTATTGCGAATTGTGTATCATATTTTGGACCTCTATTTGCTGTGTAATTTAGGATCATTCTTGTGTCGACATCAATTGCAATATGGTTTTTTATGTAGCTTTTTCGGCATTTGCCTCTTATTTTTGCGTAATAATGGTCTGCATAGTCACTTGTGTGTCCTGTTCCATCCATTGCTACCAATTCACAATCAATAGGATGTATAAATAATAATAAATTGTTTAAATCTTTTAATTTTGTATCTGACATTCTTACAAAGAATTTTTGGATTGTAGTGTAGTGAGGTAGCTTGTTAAGTTTCAAATATTTGGTTATTTTATCAGAAACATCCAAAATTTCAATTATTTCGCGATAAGTTGTTTTTAAATAAGTTTTCAATGCCAAAATAGTGAATAATTGATGTTGATTATAAAAATGATTGCTATAATCACAGGAATACCTTGGAAATATCCATCTTGCATAGTTAAAGGTTAATTCAACAAAGTTAAGCAACCTATTTTGATTTTGACCAATTTTAAATAGTTTTTCTTCTTGAGTTTTTCCACCAAGTTCAAGTCCAAAATCCAAAAGGTTTAAATGTCTAGAATTCAAATAATAATATGGAGAATAGTTTATTTTAGCGTACATATTAATAATTATTCTCCATTCTACTATTTATAAATTATTATCGGGTTTTTTAATCAATAGCAAGTGTTATTTCAAGTGTAAAAAAATTAAAGACATTAAATCGATTAAAATTAAAATCCAAGCATTTTACTAAAAATTTTTTCACGAAGAACAAAATCAACTGTAAAATAAAAAGAACAAAAAACATGTCAAAATCAAAAATAAGGAAAATATATGAGTTATTTAGTCAAAAACAGCAAAAACATCGATATTCACATAAATTTTGACATGGTTTCTACAAGATTTAATTATTCATTAAATAGTTCATTTAAACTTATATTAATTCCACTAAATTTAAAGATATCTTGAATTTCTTTTTTTAATTCTAGTTCATAGTTTTCCCCAATGTTTTTATGGAATTCATTTAATTCTTCTTGAGAAAGTATTCCTTTTTTAAATGGAATGCATTCGACAGTTATTTCAGTCATGTTCATACTCCTTTTTAGTTAATTGTATTTTATTTATGTTTTTATTATTAATATATGTAGATAGTAGATATCCATATTTTTCATCACAAATGTCTTCTATTTCTTGTATATTTTCACTTTTTGTTTTTGAATAATTAAATGCAAGGTTAAATAGTGATTTTGAAATTACCTTTAATTCAAAATATAATTTCTCATCTTTAACCTTTCCTTTTAATATCCATAATCCATTCCATCCGGCTATTAGTTCGTAATCTTCAAAATTCCTTGGAAAATACTAAAGTTTTGAGGTGATGGCGGAGTATAAACAGATTTGTGATGATTATGAATTGAAGCAACATTATGGCCTTTAAATTCATTTTCTTTTAATTCAATTTTCACTTTATTTATTTCGCCTATTTTACATTTCAGAATTTCTCCTGTTGTATAATCAAAATACAGCAATATTTCATAGTTTAAATCAATTGTTTTTCTAATAAATTCATCAACAACTTTAAATGCTTCATCACTAAATTCTGGGGGTAAATCTGATTTTTTAATTAATGGTGCATCGTTTAATTTTAATTTAACATATTTTTCGCAGTCAGTCTGTTTAATCAGCACTAATACCAATATCATCATTAAAAATATTTTTTTAAATTTCATATCTTTAAATTAGTTTTAATAAGATATAAATCAGTATTTTTTAAATTAAATAGAAATTAATTTAATAAATGAATTTTTGATATCAATTTAACTAGTTTAATGCAATTTTACTTAGTTATTACAATTTTCATTTGTGTTAAGAAATGCTTTAATATTATGTTGACATAACTATTAATGATTATTATGGCATATGAATTTAAAAACAAAAAAAATATATCAACAATTGGTGTGCATGCAGGCCAGGAAGAAGTGGATGAAACCGGCTCAAGAGTAACTCCGATTTATCAAACAACATCTTATGTATTTGACTCACCTGAACAGGCTGCAAACAGATTTGCACTTACAGAAGCAGGAAACATTTACACAAGACTGAACAATCCTACTACTGAAGCATTTGAAAAAAGAATGGCTGCAATTGAAGGGGGATCAGCAGCTTATGCGACTGCTTCAGGAATGGCCGCTATTTTTTATGCAATCATTAACCTGACCTGTGTTGGAGACAATATCGTTTCAGCAGATAATCTCTACGGGGGAACATATGAGCTATTTGAAAATACTTTAGAAGAACTTGGCCGTAGCGTAACATTTGTTGACTCACAGTCTCCGGAACTCTTTGAAGAAGCTATCAATGATAAGACAAAAGCAATTTATGTCGAGTCAATCGGAAATCCTAAACTGGACATTCCGGACTTTGACAGATTGGCTGAAATCGCACATTCTCACGGTATTCCATTAATTGCTGATAATACTGTCGGTATCGGTTCTGTAAGACCATTTGACCATGGTGCAGATATCATAGCATCATCTGCAACCAAATACATTGGCGGTCATGGTACTACATTAGGAGGAATTGTCATTGAAAAAGGTGACTTTGACTGGACGGGTGGCAAATTCCCGACATTGTCCGAACCTGATGACACCTACAATGGATTAATTTTTGCAGAAACCTTCGGTGAAGCCGCATTTACAACAAGACTTAGAACAGTTGTCGGAAGAGATACTGGTGCTGTTCCTTCTCCGTTCAATTCATTTTTACTGATGCAGGGCCTTGAAACTTTAGGTTTAAGAATCGAAAGACATGCTTCAAATGCAATGGCTGTAGCAGAACACCTTGAAGCTCATCCTAAAGTGGCATGGGTAACCTATTCCGGTCTGGAATCATCTCCAAACCATGAAGTGGCTAAAAAATACGCTGAAAAAGGTTATGGGGGAATTGTTTCATTTGGTCTTAAAGCAGGTTATGACGGTGCGCTGAAATTCATCGAAAACGTTGAACTGATTTCATTTTTAGCAAATATCGGAGATGCAAAATCTCTTGTAACTCATCCTGCATCAACTACACATTCTCAACTTACTGAAGAGCAGCAATTGTCAACCGGTGTTACACCTGATTTAATCAGGTTTTCAGTTGGAATTGAGGATATTGAAGACATTTTAGCCGATGTTGATCAGGCTTTGGATAAAATTTAATTATTTTATCCTCTTTTTTTTAACTAAAGTTTTCACTTTATTTGAATTATATATTATTCGCTCCATATTTTTATTTATAAAAACTTTGGAGGAGTAATTATTTTTAAAAAAATTCTTTTCATATTGCTGATTTTAATTTGTGCTGTTTCAGCTGTCAGTGCTGAAGATTTAAATGATACTGTAATATCTGATGATAAGACAAGAGACATTAGCATTGAACCCGTTACAGTTGGAGGACCATGTGATTATGTGGGAGAAACAAATCTTTCACAGTCCAATTCAAGCGTAATAGTTCTTGATAAAATTCCTGCAGACATTCAGATTAAGGAATCCGGACAGTATTTTGGAGATAAGAAAGTGACAGTTAAGGTCATGAACTATTTCAATGATACGCTCTATCCTGTTCCTGTAACCCTTAAGTTTTCCAACGGAAAATCAGTCTGTGTAATTACTGATTCGAAAGGCAAGGCAACTTATAATTTGCCTTTCAACCCAGGCAAATACAGCGTCAAGGCAAGCATTGATTCAAACTATCTTGATGTAAAAAAATCAACATTGAAAAATATCGTAATTAAAAAGGCAGATGCCAAAATATCCGTAAAAAAGCTTAAAACTTCATATGGCGCCAGCAAATACCTGGAAATTAAAGTGACCAACACTAAAACCAAAAAGGGCATTGTCGGAGTAAAACTGCTTTTAAAGGTTTATACTGCAAACAAATTCAAAAAAGTCTATCTGACTACAAACTCAAGGGGCATTGCAAAATATAATGCCAAAAACTTGGATATCGGACTTCATAAAGTTAAGGTAAGTGAAGTTTCTGCCGGTGTAAATGCTAAGGCTAAAACCGCTCAGATTGAAGTAAAAAAAGCTTCAACTACATTTCTTGATGAAGTTGATGCTGTTTACATCAAAAAAGCAAAAACATATAATATTGCACTTTTCAACAAAAACAATGAAAAAGTAATCAAGGGCATAAAACTCAATGTAAAAATCTATGAT is a genomic window containing:
- a CDS encoding phage tail tube protein, which translates into the protein MLILICAVSAVSAEDLNDTVISDDKTRDISIEPVTVGGPCDYVGETNLSQSNSSVIVLDKIPADIQIKESGQYFGDKKVTVKVMNYFNDTLYPVPVTLKFSNGKSVCVITDSKGKATYNLPFNPGKYSVKASIDSNYLDVKKSTLKNIVIKKADAKISVKKLKTSYGASKYLEIKVTNTKTKKGIVGVKLLLKVYTANKFKKVYLTTNSRGIAKYNAKNLDIGLHKVKVSEVSAGVNAKAKTAQIEVKKASTTFLDEVDAVYIKKAKTYNIALFNKNNEKVIKGIKLNVKIYDGKKCYSYTVKTGKYGSEIDISHLGLGLYDVVVTFEGNSRYKKCTGKGSIDVIRSSGRVIFV